From the genome of Papaver somniferum cultivar HN1 chromosome 2, ASM357369v1, whole genome shotgun sequence, one region includes:
- the LOC113350320 gene encoding uncharacterized protein LOC113350320, which produces MASTSMAVQMAMPITSASQKKIPSTRTFFNPLPLKSSKSIVVAQKSSSVRVQASLKEKAIAGLAAATLTATMVIPEVAEAAGSDLSPSLQNFLYSIIAGGTVLTAILGAVIGVSNFDPVKRA; this is translated from the coding sequence ATGGCATCTACTTCAATGGCGGTCCAGATGGCAATGCCAATAACATCTGCAAGTCAGAAGAAAATACCATCAACAAGAACATTCTTCAACCCATTACCACTGAAGTCGTCCAAGTCTATCGTTGTCGCACAGAAATCAAGCTCTGTGAGAGTTCAGGCATCACTAAAGGAGAAAGCTATTGCAGGATTGGCTGCTGCAACTCTTACAGCTACAATGGTTATCCCTGaagttgctgaagctgctggttCTGATCTTTCTCCCTCTCTTCAGAATTTCTTGTACAGTATCATTGCTGGTGGAACTGTTCTTACTGCAATCCTTGGTGCTGTCATCGGTGTCTCCAACTTCGACCCTGTCAAACGTGCCTGA